cacacacacacacacgcacacgcacacacacacacacacacacacacatatatatatacacacacacacacacacacacacacacactcacacacacatatatatatacatacacacacacatatatatatacatatacacacacacacacacatacacacatatatatatatatatacatacacacacacacacacacacacacacacacacacatatatatatatatatatatatatatatatatacatacacacacacacacacacacacacacatatatatatatatatatatatatatatatatatatatacatatacacacacacacacacatgcacatatatatatatatatacatatacacacacacacacacacacacacacacacacacacatatatatatatatacgtatacacacacacacacgcacacacacacatatatatatatatatatatatatatatatatatatatatatatatatatatacatatacactcacacacacacacatacacatatatatatatacatatacacacacacacacacacacacacacacacatatatatatatatatatatatatagtatacatataTAGTATACTACACATAGAGCGCATCTGTGCAGCTGTAAGAGGAGGGCGCGCGCTGCTGCTGTATTTCCTGCTTGTGTTTGAATCATGCTCCAGTACAGGCAATAATAATATGGCAGGAGTGAAACTCTTTGACATCCTCAAATATCACAGAAATTCACGCTGGATATACTGTCTGTTATTGATCCAGCTGTATGCTGTGGACGCGCAGACTGACGGTAATTATGTGGTGACGGTGGCCGATGCGAACTGGACGCTCGTTCTGCAGGACGAGTGGATGATCAAATTGTGAGTATATCATCCATATGCTGCATTATATGAATGGTTGTGACGTGTGAATCGGATTAACAGAGCGTGTGATTTAATGACGCTTTGATCTTacattgtaaacattttaaaatgcaacaaTGTTTCAGTTTACATTGTAACAGTGTCTCAAAATAATAACAACGTATCTAATGCAGTGACGTGCGTGCTGTGCTTCATCATCGGAAGTGTTTATGAATTATCGCACATTTCGGCGGCATTAAAATTGCGCATTTTTGTGTTGCATTCAGGATTTATACGCGCATATATTCTGAATATTACTGTGTACACGTTGGCCTACTACAGTGTAATAATGGTTGTTATTGCCCAGGATTCCTCAGGATTCATTGCATATGTATTGGAGGGAGAGTTTATTGACATCTCGTATCTATTGTATTGGTAGTATATATGATTTTAATTGGATGGCTTACAGtaattttgcttttttgttttttatgacagtTATGCTCCATGGTGCCCGGCTTGCCAACATTTACAGGCAGACTGGGAGAGTCTGGGCAGACAAAGTGAAAGTCTGGGCATATCAGTGGCCTGGGTCGATGTTACACAACAACCAGGTTTGACCATTATTACATGCTATTATGTGCTATATGCAGGCTCAGACAAGCATTAATGTTACTCAGGGTTAGTTTGAACATACCCTAActcaaaacattacattttggcGTATAAGCTATCCTGCATCGTTCACGTTACAGACACCTATTATACCTCAAGTCATGTGgctttttgaggagaggtgtTCTAGTAGTTTTCTAAGTGGTCAGAAAtacaattttcacctggtggacgaTAAAACGGAAAAATAATCCCATAGATTTTCACGAAAGACCTGAGTCATATGTAGAAACTAGGTGGTGGGCTCTATTCACTTGGGCCAATAAGTGatgcaaccactcaaaacaccatagcaacgcTCTGTcaatcacccacaacaccctagttgCATGCTGccaagttttgcatgggcaaacaccactgatattttctttagaaaataaaaataaaaatatagttttagaaagaaattaaatgataaaatgttttgTATATTAAATGACCATGTGACAATGCTTATTGTTGGATACTCCAGTGAATTAAATGCAGTAGTTTACAAATGAAATGTATCTCATTAAAAAGgatatccaaaaataaataagatgATTTTTTCGTCACAAATGAATATTGTTAGTCAGCAGGACGATAATGATTCCAGATATCAGTGCAAAACtgcttcacattatgtaacacttttttttttttttttttaatccccttttctcccaatttggaatgcccaattcccactacttagtaggtcattgtggtggcgcagttactcacctcaatccgggtggtggaggacaagtctcagttgcctccgcttctgagaccgtcaatccacgcatcttatcacgtgactcgttgtgcatgacaccgcggagactcacagcatgtggaggctcatgctactctccacgatccacgcacaacttaccacgcgccccattgagagcgagaaccactaatcgtgaccacgaggatgttaccccatgtgactctaccctccctagcaaccgggccaatttggttgcttaggagacctggctggagtcattcagtacACCCTGGACTTGAACTCAccactccaagggtggtagtcagcgtcagtacttgctgagctacccaggcccccacattatgtaacacttgagttaaaaacaaaagactgaATGGCAGGGCTGGGTAAAACAATACAGATTTTATGATTAATCGCATTCATTTGGATGAtcctgatattgattcttaaaggaacagttcaccctaaaataatcatttactcacccttatgctgtctcaaacttgtgggactttctttgttccacagaacacaaacaaaagtaGTATGATTCAGATATGGGGTGTTTTTGTCCATAGTCAATGGTGACCAACACTTTCTAGCTCCAAAAAGgctataaaggcagcatagaggtaatccattcgactccagtagtttaatccatgtttgatgaactcatttttcactataaatcttgactttTGGAGACTTTTGGTTGTGTTGTtctatctgttaaataaatagcgcTAGAACTGCATAGTTGGGCCCTGATGTTATCATCAGTCAGTGTGTTAATATCTTTCATGGACGTCTGACATTATATAAATGTGTTTAGCACGTCCCTGTGAACTGAACTGTACTGGATTGTTTGCACTGTTGGGTTAGAGCTCTTTGCATACTTGCTTTAACATTTGTCATGTGGCGCAAATTAAATCTATTCCAGAGAGACTTTAAAGGGATCCGAATAGAAAATGTGAGAGGCTTTGCACAAGTCGGCAAAATTGTAAGTCTGAATGAAAGTAGCACAaatctgttgtttttgttgtgttcGTGCATATAATAAGATCTACGGCTGATATCTCGGAAAACATAAGCATTGGCAGACAGTGTAAAGGTGGGCTTTTATTCTTAAAAATGTAGCCATGTTTTTGTACCATCATTCAGTGGCATTACAAGGAGTTGAAAGTCTTTATCACTAACACTGCTATACAGTATCCTGCACTTGTTAGATGATTCCCTTTGAACACTAATTGCATTTCAAAGGCAGACAAAGTTTGCTATTGTATTTAACCCACTAATGATGCCTGTGTAAATCAAGTCTCTGTAATGAAGGTTTTCTGCTGTTCTTGTGATTCTACAAACAGCTGCTTCCACCTGCAGTGggtttttctcccaaacagactgAATACAGAGTGTTTTCTCCAGAAACCTCAGCTGCCGGGGAGAAAACGCCTCTTACTGTATCTAACTGTCAGGATTTACTCTTATTACTGTTCAGCTATAGAGGATATACCGCCTCCCCATGCCGAAGGGATTTTTTCGTCCGGTATAGGATATGCTCGCTCTTTTATCTGGATTTCTGGATCATTATATTCCTCCTCTCCTCTTTTGTTCTGCAGGTTTGAGTGGGAGGTTTCTGGTTACAACACTGCCCACTATTTTTCAGTAAGTCCAAATTATTGAATTTCTATGTGTCTCTGTAGATCTTACTGAATTCTCTCAGGTGTTACAAcagaacattatttatttatttatttattttgatgatgATGGTCTATACCCATAAAATgttctttgattttatttttacttaaaaattGCATACGAATGATTATTAGAAAAAATAATGTATACTTcaaaatgatacatttattgcattttttttaatatatatatatatatatatataatgccaaATAATTATATCTGTTGCCAACTATCCATCTGTGCTGCAGTGCTAAAGATGGAAATTTCCGGAAATATGTATCAGCATGGACTATTGAGGATATTCAAGCATATGTTGTGGAGAGGAAGTGGGCGGCAGTTGAACCTGTACCAGGATGGAAATCACCATCTTCACTGCTGTAAAATATTCATTTACTGTCTAAAAAACATGCAGATTTTTTTcttaaactagggctgtcacgattatgaaactgggctgatgattaattgtcatacaggCAATTTGCAGTGtaatgttttaaagggatagttcacccaaaaatgaaaattctctcattatttactcacccttgtgatatcccaggtgtgtatgactttctttcttcaccagaacacatttgaagaaaaatagtaaaatatctcagctcagtaggtccttaaaatgcaagtgaatggtgatcagacttttgaagctccaaaaatcacagacagtcagcataaacgtcatccatacgactccagcggataatgtcttctaaagcgacacgattgcttttagtgcaaaaaaaatatcaatatttaaatatttttta
This Myxocyprinus asiaticus isolate MX2 ecotype Aquarium Trade chromosome 20, UBuf_Myxa_2, whole genome shotgun sequence DNA region includes the following protein-coding sequences:
- the LOC127410734 gene encoding thioredoxin-related transmembrane protein 1-like, with the translated sequence MAGVKLFDILKYHRNSRWIYCLLLIQLYAVDAQTDGNYVVTVADANWTLVLQDEWMIKFYAPWCPACQHLQADWESLGRQSESLGISVAWVDVTQQPGLSGRFLVTTLPTIFHAKDGNFRKYVSAWTIEDIQAYVVERKWAAVEPVPGWKSPSSLLMSGTATLFQLSVWIRQIHTHLTSTLGIPSWCSYVIFAIITLFMGQVLGLMLVLIADCIWPSRPKRIDNKTVLTVKEDVSDEEVEDILSENKRTSDLDNERERVSAEGLTDEEGQITDSCSELPPPEGAAECSMRKRNLQGLNTSEGT